In one Bacteroidota bacterium genomic region, the following are encoded:
- a CDS encoding RNA polymerase sigma factor RpoD/SigA has translation MRQLKITKSITNRESASLDKYLQEIGREELITAEEEVHLAKKIKEGDQRALEKLTRANLRFVVSVAKQYQNQGLSLPDLINEGNLGLIKAAKRFDETRGFKFISYAVWWIRQSILQALAEQSRIVRLPLNQVGSLNKINKAYSKLEQEFEREPSAEELAEILDLPIDKVADTMKVSGRHVSMDAPFANGEESSLLDVLINHDSPKADNGLINESLSKEIDRALSTLTERERDVVKLFFGIGMNHGLTLEEIGDKFDLTRERVRQIKEKAIRRLRHSSRSKLLQQYLG, from the coding sequence ATGAGACAGCTCAAAATTACCAAATCAATCACCAACCGTGAAAGTGCCTCTTTAGACAAATACCTTCAGGAAATAGGCCGCGAAGAACTCATTACCGCAGAGGAAGAAGTTCATTTGGCAAAAAAAATCAAAGAAGGCGACCAGAGAGCACTTGAAAAGTTGACGAGAGCAAACTTACGTTTCGTTGTTTCCGTAGCAAAACAATACCAAAATCAAGGGTTAAGCCTACCCGACCTTATCAATGAAGGTAATTTAGGTTTAATTAAAGCCGCTAAGCGATTTGACGAAACCCGCGGTTTTAAATTTATTTCTTATGCTGTATGGTGGATTCGTCAGAGTATCCTTCAGGCTTTGGCCGAACAATCACGTATTGTACGTTTACCTTTAAATCAGGTAGGTTCGTTAAACAAAATCAATAAGGCTTACTCTAAATTAGAACAGGAATTTGAACGTGAACCAAGCGCGGAAGAATTAGCTGAGATTTTAGATTTACCAATCGACAAAGTTGCTGATACCATGAAAGTGAGCGGTCGCCATGTAAGTATGGACGCGCCTTTCGCTAACGGGGAAGAAAGCTCTTTATTAGATGTATTAATTAATCATGATTCGCCAAAAGCGGATAACGGTTTAATTAATGAGTCATTATCAAAAGAAATCGACCGTGCATTATCAACCTTAACCGAAAGAGAACGCGATGTGGTGAAGTTGTTTTTCGGAATAGGAATGAACCATGGCTTAACATTGGAAGAAATTGGTGATAAATTTGATTTAACCCGCGAACGCGTACGTCAAATCAAAGAAAAAGCCATCCGTCGTTTACGCCATAGCTCCCGTAGCAAATTGCTACAACAGTACTTAGGTTAG
- a CDS encoding TlpA family protein disulfide reductase produces MNMDSLQNLKVKGGQSQKDYEDYRIMMTVFSMQQQELVSQYNVARSNNDMATMQAKQAEFEQLTKGVKDGLKKFIKDHPKSPVSGYIIYAEFANPNFTMQEVEEAIALMDKAAMQTKFGKLAQERLDNLRGTSIGYKATNFTQNTADGKPIKLSDYKGRVVLVDFWASWCGPCRAENPNVVAAYQKYKDKGFTVLGVSFDQSKEKWLDAVQKDQLTWDHVSDLKGWGNEVGKIYNITSIPQNLLIDRDGKILDKNLRGPALEQKLNEIFK; encoded by the coding sequence ATGAACATGGATTCGCTTCAGAACTTAAAAGTAAAGGGCGGTCAAAGTCAGAAGGATTATGAAGATTACCGCATTATGATGACGGTTTTCAGCATGCAGCAACAGGAATTGGTTTCACAGTATAACGTGGCGCGTTCTAATAACGACATGGCTACCATGCAAGCAAAGCAAGCTGAGTTCGAACAGTTAACCAAAGGGGTAAAAGACGGATTAAAGAAATTTATTAAGGATCATCCAAAATCACCGGTAAGCGGTTACATCATTTATGCAGAATTCGCTAATCCTAACTTCACCATGCAGGAAGTAGAGGAAGCCATTGCTCTCATGGATAAGGCAGCCATGCAAACTAAATTTGGTAAGCTTGCTCAAGAACGTTTGGACAATTTAAGAGGAACTTCAATTGGGTATAAAGCAACCAACTTTACACAAAACACAGCAGATGGTAAGCCTATCAAATTATCGGATTATAAAGGGCGCGTTGTATTGGTTGATTTTTGGGCCAGCTGGTGCGGACCATGCCGTGCAGAAAATCCAAATGTGGTTGCGGCGTATCAAAAATACAAAGACAAAGGATTTACCGTTTTAGGAGTTTCGTTTGACCAAAGTAAAGAAAAATGGTTAGATGCTGTTCAAAAAGATCAGTTAACCTGGGATCATGTGAGTGACTTAAAAGGCTGGGGTAACGAGGTTGGAAAAATCTATAATATAACGAGTATTCCTCAAAACCTGTTGATTGACAGGGATGGTAAAATTTTGGATAAAAACTTACGCGGACCGGCTTTAGAGCAGAAGCTAAATGAAATATTCAAATAA
- a CDS encoding RNA pseudouridine synthase, giving the protein MQNTIHKEQIVYEDNHILIINKLPGEIVQGDKTGDMPLSEKLKNYIKERDNKPGNVFMGVIHRLDRPVSGLVIFAKTSKGLSRFNEMIREKDLQKTYWAVVKNKPAKTEDHLIHYLLKNEKLNKSKAHEKPVKDGLKSELIYKYIKSSDTYHLLEIKLLTGRHHQIRAQLSAIGCPIKGDLKYGFDRTNKDGSIHLHAYQLQFMHPVKKEEVIVKAAPLMNDPVWNYFK; this is encoded by the coding sequence CTGCAAAATACAATTCATAAAGAACAGATTGTTTACGAAGACAATCACATCCTTATTATAAATAAATTACCCGGAGAAATTGTGCAGGGCGATAAAACCGGTGATATGCCACTAAGCGAGAAGTTGAAGAACTATATTAAGGAAAGAGATAACAAACCCGGAAATGTTTTTATGGGCGTCATCCATCGTTTGGACAGGCCGGTATCAGGATTAGTCATCTTTGCAAAAACGAGTAAGGGCTTATCACGCTTTAATGAAATGATACGCGAAAAGGATTTACAAAAAACGTATTGGGCGGTGGTTAAAAATAAGCCTGCAAAAACCGAAGATCATTTGATTCATTATTTATTGAAGAATGAAAAGCTTAATAAATCCAAAGCGCATGAAAAACCGGTGAAAGATGGATTGAAGTCGGAGTTAATTTATAAGTACATTAAATCGAGTGATACGTATCATTTGTTGGAGATAAAACTGCTGACAGGCAGACATCATCAAATCCGCGCGCAATTATCTGCCATTGGTTGTCCGATTAAGGGCGACTTAAAATATGGTTTCGATAGAACCAATAAAGACGGGTCGATACATTTGCATGCCTATCAGCTGCAATTCATGCATCCTGTAAAAAAGGAAGAGGTGATTGTGAAAGCCGCACCGTTAATGAACGATCCGGTATGGAATTATTTCAAATAA
- a CDS encoding SCO family protein, with product MSKVKLSYLLLLVVPLLLVVWFFYNKNQNKPLRSLPFYGPKRALKINDTTYHTIPPFFFINQYNQKITEADVKGKVYVTDYFFTTCQSICPVMSTSLERVYKEFHSRGDFMILSHTVDPETDSVAQLLSYAKLHGVKDAKWMFVTGEKKHLYEVARKGYLLNAEEGDGGAEDFIHTQNFALIDKERHIRGFYDGTDSTDVNNLITDIKLLLQEYDFKAKN from the coding sequence ATGTCCAAAGTTAAACTTTCTTATTTACTATTATTAGTAGTTCCGTTATTATTGGTGGTTTGGTTTTTTTACAATAAAAACCAGAACAAACCGCTGCGTTCATTACCTTTTTACGGACCAAAACGAGCGTTAAAGATTAATGATACAACGTATCACACCATCCCGCCATTCTTTTTCATCAATCAATACAATCAAAAAATTACAGAAGCCGATGTAAAAGGAAAAGTATACGTAACCGATTATTTTTTCACTACCTGCCAATCTATTTGTCCGGTGATGAGTACCAGTTTAGAACGCGTTTACAAGGAGTTTCACAGTCGCGGTGATTTTATGATACTTTCACATACGGTAGATCCTGAAACCGATTCGGTGGCACAATTGTTGAGTTATGCAAAATTACATGGCGTAAAAGATGCTAAGTGGATGTTTGTGACCGGAGAAAAAAAACATTTATATGAAGTAGCGCGCAAAGGCTATTTATTAAATGCGGAAGAAGGCGACGGTGGTGCAGAAGATTTCATCCACACACAAAACTTTGCTTTAATTGATAAAGAAAGACACATCAGAGGTTTTTACGATGGAACTGACAGCACTGATGTAAACAATTTGATTACTGATATTAAATTATTGTTGCAAGAGTATGATTTCAAAGCAAAAAATTAA
- a CDS encoding MoxR family ATPase, with the protein MQFKSDTEAAEAFVAKYKQLNSEIGKVIVGQQDTIKDVLISVFCKGHCLLVGVPGLAKTLLVNTISDVLGLSFNRIQFTPDLMPGDIIGSEILDESRNFKFVKGPLFANIILADEINRTPPKTQAALLEAMQERHVTAAGKKYELGNPFFVLATQNPIEQEGTYPLPEAQLDRFMFNVWLDYPKFEEELQVVKQTTTSSNVKLNKILTSEEILAFQELVRKVPVADNVVEYAVKLVNKTRLNSEFSSDVSKKYLAWGAGPRASQYLVLGAKCHALLNGKFSPDIEDVKAIAIPVLRHRVVLNYKAEAEGMNVESIIKQLM; encoded by the coding sequence ATGCAATTTAAATCAGATACAGAAGCGGCAGAAGCATTTGTTGCCAAATACAAGCAACTTAATTCGGAAATAGGTAAAGTTATTGTTGGACAACAAGACACGATTAAAGATGTTTTAATCAGCGTGTTTTGTAAAGGACACTGTCTATTGGTTGGTGTTCCGGGATTGGCAAAAACTTTATTGGTTAATACTATATCTGATGTTTTAGGTCTAAGTTTCAATCGTATTCAGTTTACACCTGACTTAATGCCCGGAGATATTATTGGTAGCGAGATATTGGATGAAAGCCGGAATTTTAAATTTGTAAAGGGACCTTTGTTCGCTAATATCATTTTAGCGGATGAGATTAACCGTACGCCTCCAAAAACACAGGCCGCATTATTAGAAGCCATGCAAGAGCGTCATGTAACGGCCGCCGGAAAAAAATACGAGTTAGGAAATCCTTTTTTTGTTTTAGCTACTCAAAATCCAATTGAGCAAGAGGGAACTTACCCTTTGCCTGAAGCGCAATTAGATCGTTTCATGTTTAATGTTTGGTTAGATTATCCGAAGTTTGAAGAGGAATTGCAGGTGGTGAAGCAAACAACAACATCGAGCAATGTTAAGCTAAACAAAATTTTAACTTCCGAAGAAATTTTAGCTTTTCAGGAATTAGTGCGCAAAGTACCGGTGGCAGACAATGTAGTGGAGTACGCTGTTAAATTGGTGAATAAAACACGATTGAACAGTGAGTTTTCTTCTGATGTTTCAAAGAAGTATTTAGCATGGGGCGCTGGTCCGCGTGCTTCCCAGTATCTAGTATTGGGCGCAAAATGCCACGCCTTATTAAATGGAAAATTCAGTCCGGATATTGAAGATGTAAAAGCCATCGCGATACCTGTTTTAAGACATCGTGTTGTTTTAAATTATAAGGCGGAAGCGGAAGGAATGAATGTTGAAAGTATTATTAAGCAATTAATGTAA
- a CDS encoding peptidylprolyl isomerase, whose protein sequence is MKKISIAVLFAAFTMPLAAQTSEPVVMTIGGKPVYKSEFESVYRKNNTKTTSDEKSVRDYADLFSLFKMKVFEAESMGLDTAQSFKNELAGYRRQLSAPYLTDKNTNDNLITEAYERMKYEVKASHILIRCAETEFPKDTLEAFTRATLIRNGIMGKLPTAAQINDYDRLLKNSTQVKSDLAKKDSGLYKAKLNSVKKLAEYYKTTGADKFMEIAPKTSDDPSVPDNKGDLGYFTALDMVYPFETAAYNTKPGEVSNVVRTKYGYHILKVYDKRNNRGEMTAAHIMIKFAKDATPQDKANAKTKIDEIAGKIKAGEKFEELARTFSDDKQTSDRGGQLTPFKGGRLPKAFEDAAFALKENGAVSEPVETPYGWHIIKRIDVKGLSPLDQMKPELKARVQRDSRSQMGRKALIARVKKESNFKENAKNRDELLKVLDTTYLTATWKATAADKLGNKEIITMNDKKFGQSEFAKFMESQMVYRSPTDLKDLLLQLYEKWVEEMVVQYEDSQLETKNADFRNLLREYRDGILLFDLTDQKVWSKAVKDTAGLREFYNKNKNNYLWGDRADVTTYRCTDEKIAAEVRKMLAKNKGEKEILEAINKTSQLNLAVENVMFLKGENKNIDDNWKEGIVSKNIKDDKDSKFLVIKVNKIIPKSPKALNEARGAVTADFQVNLEKEWIAYLKNKYPVKIDEAVLKTVK, encoded by the coding sequence ATGAAGAAGATTTCAATTGCAGTTTTATTTGCAGCTTTTACAATGCCCTTAGCGGCGCAAACCAGCGAGCCAGTGGTGATGACCATCGGCGGTAAACCGGTTTATAAATCTGAATTTGAAAGTGTGTACAGAAAAAACAACACTAAAACTACTTCAGATGAGAAGTCGGTACGCGATTATGCGGATTTATTCTCATTGTTTAAGATGAAAGTGTTTGAAGCCGAATCAATGGGCTTAGATACAGCACAATCATTTAAAAATGAATTAGCAGGTTATCGCCGTCAGCTATCTGCGCCTTACCTAACCGATAAAAACACCAACGATAACTTGATTACAGAAGCTTATGAGCGCATGAAGTATGAAGTGAAAGCAAGTCACATTCTTATTCGTTGTGCTGAAACCGAGTTTCCTAAAGATACCTTAGAAGCATTTACACGCGCTACTTTAATTAGAAATGGCATCATGGGTAAATTACCTACTGCGGCTCAAATAAATGATTACGATCGTTTATTGAAAAATTCTACTCAGGTAAAATCAGACTTGGCTAAAAAAGATAGCGGACTTTATAAAGCAAAATTAAATTCAGTAAAGAAACTTGCTGAATATTATAAAACAACGGGTGCGGATAAATTTATGGAAATAGCACCTAAAACCAGTGATGATCCTTCAGTACCGGATAACAAAGGTGATTTAGGATATTTCACGGCATTAGACATGGTTTATCCTTTTGAAACTGCCGCTTACAATACAAAGCCAGGAGAAGTTTCTAATGTGGTTAGAACCAAATATGGTTATCATATTTTAAAAGTATACGATAAGCGCAATAATCGCGGTGAAATGACAGCAGCTCACATCATGATTAAGTTTGCGAAAGATGCAACACCTCAAGATAAAGCTAATGCTAAAACAAAAATTGATGAGATTGCAGGAAAAATTAAGGCCGGCGAAAAATTTGAAGAATTAGCAAGAACTTTTTCTGATGATAAACAAACTTCTGACCGTGGTGGACAATTAACCCCATTTAAAGGTGGTCGTTTACCAAAAGCTTTTGAAGACGCCGCATTTGCATTAAAAGAAAACGGTGCAGTTTCAGAGCCGGTTGAAACACCGTATGGCTGGCACATCATTAAGCGTATTGATGTGAAAGGACTTTCTCCTTTAGATCAAATGAAGCCTGAATTAAAAGCCCGCGTACAACGTGATAGTCGCTCTCAAATGGGACGCAAAGCATTAATTGCTCGTGTTAAAAAGGAAAGCAACTTCAAAGAAAACGCGAAGAACCGTGACGAATTATTGAAAGTTTTAGATACAACTTATTTAACAGCAACATGGAAAGCAACTGCGGCGGATAAATTAGGAAACAAAGAAATCATCACCATGAATGATAAAAAATTCGGACAGAGCGAATTTGCAAAGTTTATGGAGTCTCAAATGGTGTATCGCAGTCCGACAGATTTAAAAGATTTGTTGTTACAGCTTTATGAGAAGTGGGTTGAAGAAATGGTTGTTCAGTACGAAGATTCTCAATTAGAAACAAAGAATGCGGATTTCAGAAATTTGTTACGCGAATACCGCGATGGAATTTTATTATTTGATTTAACCGATCAAAAAGTTTGGAGTAAAGCAGTGAAAGATACAGCCGGCTTACGTGAGTTCTATAACAAAAACAAAAATAATTATTTGTGGGGCGATAGAGCGGATGTAACTACTTACCGTTGCACCGACGAAAAAATCGCTGCTGAGGTGAGAAAGATGTTAGCGAAAAACAAAGGTGAGAAGGAAATCCTTGAAGCCATCAATAAAACGTCTCAATTAAATTTAGCGGTAGAAAATGTGATGTTCTTAAAAGGTGAGAATAAGAATATTGATGATAATTGGAAAGAAGGAATTGTATCCAAAAACATTAAAGATGATAAGGACAGTAAGTTTTTAGTGATTAAAGTAAATAAGATTATTCCTAAATCACCGAAAGCATTAAATGAAGCACGTGGTGCAGTTACTGCAGATTTCCAGGTTAATTTAGAAAAAGAATGGATCGCTTATTTAAAAAATAAATATCCGGTGAAAATTGATGAAGCAGTTTTGAAAACTGTAAAATAA
- a CDS encoding TlpA family protein disulfide reductase, whose translation MISKQKIKLTVFGLLFVGFATAQNKPSVYKIDDLLKRIHNNSDTIYVINFWATWCKPCVQELPDFEKLGLETKNTKVKVLLVSMDFKENLNDKVFPFLQKNNYKTECVLLDEIDGNSFINKVNPKWSGAIPATYVTKQNKKLEEFVEKKLHYEEIKEILGKF comes from the coding sequence ATGATTTCAAAGCAAAAAATTAAACTAACAGTCTTTGGATTACTCTTTGTTGGATTTGCCACTGCGCAAAACAAACCTTCTGTTTACAAAATTGATGATTTACTAAAACGAATTCATAACAATAGTGATACGATTTATGTGATTAATTTTTGGGCCACCTGGTGCAAGCCTTGTGTTCAGGAATTACCTGACTTTGAGAAATTAGGTTTGGAAACTAAAAACACGAAGGTGAAAGTGCTATTGGTGAGTATGGATTTTAAAGAAAACTTAAACGATAAAGTGTTTCCATTTTTGCAAAAAAACAATTACAAAACCGAGTGCGTATTGTTAGATGAAATAGACGGTAATAGTTTTATTAATAAAGTAAATCCAAAGTGGAGCGGCGCTATTCCTGCTACCTATGTCACCAAACAAAACAAGAAGCTGGAAGAATTTGTTGAGAAAAAGTTACATTACGAAGAAATCAAAGAAATTTTAGGAAAATTTTAG
- a CDS encoding ion transporter, whose translation MQAKSNKSHEQVELGFGTKSYNNNVRFLNKDGTVNVRRKGLRSYDNIDVYHWLITTSWTKLLIVILAFYVLVNTLFACIYFALGYEHFGGIEGFTGPDRFMDLFFFSAQTLTTVGYGHVYPNANHVSTVAAIESLCGLLGFALATGVIYGRFSRPKAALIYSENVLISPYKEGKGLMFRIANSKQNELIEIEASVVLSYTNLETNKREFNGLNLERNKINFLTLSWTIVHPIDEQSPMYNLTSEELVKRDAELIILIKAINDTYSQNVYSRMSYKASDFVDKAKFVPVKQDSDNDGHILINLSDIHKYTPVHN comes from the coding sequence ATGCAAGCGAAAAGTAACAAAAGTCACGAGCAGGTGGAATTGGGTTTTGGCACCAAGTCGTACAATAATAACGTTCGTTTTTTGAATAAAGACGGTACCGTTAATGTGCGCCGTAAGGGCTTGCGAAGTTATGATAATATAGATGTTTATCATTGGCTTATAACCACTAGTTGGACAAAGCTTTTGATTGTAATTCTTGCTTTTTATGTATTGGTAAATACACTGTTTGCTTGCATTTATTTTGCCTTAGGTTATGAGCATTTCGGCGGTATAGAGGGGTTTACCGGTCCGGATCGGTTTATGGATTTATTCTTCTTTAGCGCGCAAACACTCACTACGGTAGGATATGGGCATGTATACCCCAATGCCAATCATGTAAGTACAGTAGCCGCCATCGAATCTTTGTGTGGTTTATTAGGTTTTGCCTTGGCAACCGGGGTTATTTACGGACGCTTTTCCCGACCTAAAGCAGCTTTGATTTATAGTGAAAATGTATTGATATCTCCATACAAAGAAGGAAAAGGATTGATGTTTAGAATCGCCAACTCTAAACAGAATGAGTTAATTGAAATTGAAGCAAGCGTTGTGTTGTCTTACACCAATCTGGAAACCAATAAAAGAGAATTTAACGGTTTAAATTTGGAGAGGAATAAAATTAATTTTCTAACTCTAAGTTGGACCATCGTTCATCCCATCGATGAGCAAAGTCCTATGTATAATTTAACATCCGAGGAATTGGTGAAGCGTGACGCAGAACTAATTATCCTGATCAAAGCCATCAACGATACTTATTCTCAAAACGTTTATTCACGTATGTCTTATAAAGCATCTGATTTTGTGGATAAGGCCAAATTTGTGCCTGTAAAACAAGATTCTGACAATGACGGACATATACTCATCAATTTGTCTGATATCCATAAATACACTCCCGTACATAATTAA
- a CDS encoding DUF2341 domain-containing protein, which yields MKLKIYSLLFLAVGFVFTTKAQLTGYSNVSPITVYNSASVTAIDYQLKLTINTQSLIAASQMQTSGDDIRFGKNCNGSTLYNHWLESGINTATTIVWVKIDTIPAGGNRTFYFFHGNSSATSVSSVPGVFIGMKSSTDSVSSGGAGGVGNSQRGFRFSPNEDILVTSFGKREPTGTTRYVTLFDNTTTNIISQIQVSGPAATYSYAPLPNPIWLTQGTQYVLQLYQDVSDGYYFGTSSQINSKLTYFDMRYCNSCTQNTFPTNVLTNYHYGYPDLQFYWKNNITPAPTYSMGLTPAISVAQSASSVCPNASVTISASTTATGYTYTWNPGAINGASISVTPSVSTTYTVSGTQTGCIVASTNTVAINVYALPTVSATTSNTLICAGQNATLTATGANTYVWLPAGSGASIVVSPTVNATYTVTGTNTVTGCSNTSIVTQNVSACTGINNIAANNSFNVFPNPNNGKFMIELPADAQVEITNALGEVVFSQLMKKGNQNINLASTSKGIYFIKVGINGKATTNKIIVE from the coding sequence ATGAAATTAAAAATATACTCTTTATTGTTTTTAGCAGTAGGCTTTGTATTTACCACTAAAGCCCAGTTAACCGGTTATTCCAATGTATCACCAATCACTGTTTACAACAGTGCAAGCGTAACTGCCATTGATTACCAGTTAAAACTTACTATTAACACGCAATCACTTATTGCAGCTTCTCAAATGCAAACTTCCGGCGACGATATTCGTTTTGGAAAAAATTGTAATGGTAGTACTTTATACAACCATTGGTTAGAGTCTGGTATCAATACAGCAACAACCATTGTTTGGGTTAAAATCGATACTATTCCTGCGGGAGGTAATCGTACTTTCTATTTCTTTCATGGAAATAGTTCAGCTACATCTGTTTCATCTGTTCCGGGTGTATTCATTGGTATGAAATCTTCTACTGATTCGGTTAGTTCAGGCGGTGCCGGTGGTGTTGGTAACTCTCAACGCGGATTCCGTTTTTCTCCGAATGAAGACATTTTGGTAACGAGCTTTGGTAAACGTGAACCAACAGGAACTACTCGCTATGTTACTTTATTTGATAATACCACTACTAACATCATTTCACAAATTCAAGTAAGCGGTCCGGCTGCAACTTATTCTTATGCTCCACTGCCAAATCCGATTTGGTTAACTCAAGGAACACAATACGTTCTTCAATTGTATCAAGATGTGAGCGATGGGTACTATTTTGGAACATCCAGTCAGATAAACAGCAAGCTTACGTATTTTGATATGCGTTATTGCAACAGCTGTACTCAAAACACATTCCCTACTAATGTTCTTACAAATTACCATTACGGTTATCCGGATTTACAATTCTATTGGAAAAACAACATCACTCCTGCTCCAACTTATTCAATGGGACTTACACCGGCAATTTCTGTTGCACAAAGTGCCAGCTCTGTTTGTCCGAATGCTTCTGTTACCATCAGCGCATCAACGACAGCAACAGGTTATACTTATACATGGAATCCGGGAGCAATAAACGGTGCTTCTATTTCAGTTACTCCTAGTGTAAGTACTACCTATACAGTTTCAGGAACACAAACCGGTTGTATTGTTGCTTCAACAAATACAGTAGCTATTAATGTTTACGCGCTTCCAACTGTGAGCGCGACTACCAGCAATACTTTAATTTGTGCCGGACAAAATGCAACATTAACTGCAACAGGCGCGAATACTTATGTCTGGTTACCGGCAGGAAGTGGTGCTTCAATAGTTGTTTCTCCAACCGTTAACGCAACTTACACTGTTACCGGAACTAATACAGTAACCGGTTGTTCTAACACGAGTATTGTTACACAAAACGTGAGCGCATGTACAGGCATCAACAACATAGCTGCTAATAATTCATTTAATGTATTCCCTAACCCTAACAATGGTAAATTCATGATTGAATTACCTGCGGATGCGCAAGTAGAAATTACCAATGCATTAGGAGAAGTTGTATTCAGTCAGTTAATGAAAAAAGGCAACCAAAACATTAACTTAGCATCAACCTCTAAAGGCATTTACTTTATTAAAGTTGGTATAAATGGAAAGGCGACAACAAACAAAATTATTGTTGAGTAA
- a CDS encoding peptidylprolyl isomerase, which produces MLKKAFFILFLALGFNLSAQQVIDKVIAVVGKYPLLLSDFETYQIEKQKEDPNAPRCKAFEEILYSKLLLAQADRDSVEVQDAEVEQELEKRLAYYIQMFGGDESKFEAFYGKRTNVFKDEMRDDVREQLLAQKMRQRITGEIKLTPSEVRQYYNSLPQDSLPVINTELQIAHIVKMPPVNEQAKADARAAIESYRERVLKGESMSVLAALYSEDPGSAKNGGRYESVMRGVMVPEFEAVAFRLKKGEVSEVFETPYGYHFIEMIARKGETVDLRHILIAPKMSQLDVYNAKLFLDSLQKQIIEGKITFEEAAKKYSDDKETKQNGGLLINPMTGATKWENEEISQMDQNLVFVFDKMNAGDVSTPVQYNSMDGKPGYRIITIISRTDPHKINYKDDYAKLLTMATFERQRKLIREWIERRSKVTYIKIDPEYNCKFEYNWHISN; this is translated from the coding sequence ATGCTAAAAAAAGCGTTTTTTATACTATTTCTTGCACTCGGTTTTAATTTATCGGCACAACAAGTCATCGACAAAGTGATTGCGGTTGTGGGTAAATATCCACTTTTACTTTCTGATTTCGAAACCTACCAAATTGAAAAACAAAAAGAGGATCCCAATGCACCAAGATGTAAAGCGTTTGAAGAAATTCTTTACAGTAAATTATTGTTGGCTCAAGCCGACCGAGATAGTGTTGAGGTGCAGGATGCAGAAGTTGAACAGGAATTGGAAAAACGTTTAGCGTATTATATTCAAATGTTTGGTGGCGATGAAAGTAAGTTTGAAGCTTTTTATGGTAAGCGCACAAATGTTTTCAAAGATGAAATGCGAGATGATGTGCGTGAGCAATTATTAGCACAAAAAATGCGTCAGCGTATTACCGGTGAAATTAAATTAACGCCTTCAGAAGTTCGTCAGTATTATAATTCTTTACCTCAGGATAGCTTACCTGTTATAAATACTGAGTTGCAAATTGCACACATTGTAAAAATGCCTCCTGTTAATGAGCAGGCAAAAGCGGATGCGCGAGCAGCGATTGAATCATATCGCGAGCGGGTTTTGAAAGGGGAGAGCATGAGTGTATTGGCAGCTTTGTATAGTGAAGATCCGGGCTCAGCTAAAAATGGCGGACGCTACGAATCAGTTATGCGTGGGGTAATGGTTCCTGAATTTGAAGCGGTAGCATTTCGTTTAAAGAAGGGCGAAGTTTCTGAAGTATTTGAAACACCATATGGATATCATTTTATTGAAATGATTGCGCGTAAAGGTGAAACAGTTGATTTACGCCATATTCTCATTGCACCTAAAATGTCGCAGTTAGATGTTTACAACGCAAAATTGTTTTTAGACTCGTTACAAAAGCAAATCATTGAAGGGAAAATAACTTTTGAGGAAGCAGCGAAAAAATACAGCGATGATAAGGAAACAAAACAAAACGGTGGTTTATTAATTAATCCAATGACGGGCGCAACCAAATGGGAGAATGAAGAAATCAGTCAGATGGATCAAAACTTAGTTTTTGTATTTGATAAGATGAATGCAGGTGATGTTTCAACACCGGTGCAGTATAATTCTATGGATGGCAAGCCTGGTTACCGAATCATTACTATTATTTCACGTACCGATCCACACAAAATTAATTACAAAGATGATTACGCTAAACTTTTAACCATGGCTACATTTGAGCGTCAGCGTAAATTAATCAGAGAATGGATTGAGCGTCGATCAAAAGTTACTTATATAAAAATTGATCCTGAGTACAATTGTAAATTCGAATACAACTGGCATATATCAAATTAA